One genomic segment of Microcella indica includes these proteins:
- a CDS encoding DsbA family protein, producing the protein MNSNVRVAIISGGVIVIAVVAFILVAIAQNQQPGPVAAPTPAPALSEDSHILQDAGEDAVTVVEFLDFECEACGAFYPVVEGLRAAYAGEVTFAIRYFPLPSHYNSRNAAVAVEAAAQQGQLEAMYSRLFQTQSEWGEAQESRAPLFRQFAEEIGLDMADYDAAIADPATLQRVKSDYDEGVSLGVSSTPTFFVNDQMVQMDSFDDLQNAIEAELNG; encoded by the coding sequence ATGAACTCAAACGTCAGAGTCGCCATCATCTCGGGGGGCGTGATCGTGATCGCGGTGGTCGCGTTCATTCTCGTGGCCATAGCGCAGAACCAGCAGCCAGGCCCTGTTGCGGCGCCGACCCCCGCCCCTGCGCTGTCTGAGGACAGCCACATCTTGCAAGACGCGGGAGAAGACGCGGTGACGGTAGTCGAGTTCCTCGACTTCGAGTGCGAGGCCTGTGGTGCCTTCTACCCGGTCGTGGAGGGCCTCCGCGCCGCATATGCCGGAGAGGTGACCTTCGCGATTCGGTATTTTCCGCTTCCCAGCCACTACAACTCGAGGAACGCTGCAGTCGCCGTGGAAGCCGCCGCACAACAGGGGCAGCTGGAGGCGATGTACAGCCGTCTGTTCCAGACTCAGTCGGAGTGGGGTGAGGCGCAGGAGTCACGTGCCCCGCTCTTCCGACAGTTTGCCGAGGAGATAGGACTCGATATGGCCGACTATGACGCGGCGATCGCCGACCCTGCCACCCTTCAACGAGTCAAGTCAGACTACGACGAGGGAGTTTCGCTGGGAGTCTCCTCGACCCCTACCTTTTTCGTCAATGACCAGATGGTTCAAATGGACTCCTTTGACGACCTCCAGAATGCCATCGAAGCGGAACTCAACGGATGA
- a CDS encoding ArsR/SmtB family transcription factor, translating to MEDIGSRRHREVPPGSDHSDHAEQVRAKMPHTPHVSDLADIFRLLGDPGRVRILIALLPGPMAVHDIARVVDASESSVSHALRLLRAHRVVGVKREGRHAYYALADSHVRVLLELGLEHVGHLVLLHPEDEHDDQLGARSDGARRTIESGDL from the coding sequence ATGGAGGACATCGGCTCGAGGCGGCACCGCGAGGTGCCGCCCGGATCCGATCATTCCGATCACGCTGAGCAGGTGCGGGCAAAGATGCCACACACGCCGCATGTTTCCGACTTGGCCGACATATTCCGCCTTCTCGGTGATCCCGGGCGGGTACGCATACTGATCGCCCTGTTGCCGGGCCCCATGGCCGTGCACGATATCGCTCGCGTCGTAGACGCGAGCGAATCCTCGGTGTCGCATGCCCTCCGCCTGCTCCGCGCCCACCGCGTGGTCGGAGTCAAGCGAGAGGGTCGCCACGCGTACTACGCCCTGGCCGATTCGCACGTACGCGTGCTCCTCGAGTTGGGGCTGGAGCACGTGGGACACCTAGTGCTCCTGCACCCCGAGGATGAGCACGACGACCAGCTCGGTGCGCGATCCGACGGCGCGCGTCGGACGATCGAGAGTGGTGACCTCTAG
- a CDS encoding cation diffusion facilitator family transporter, giving the protein MGSGHSHAPLTAGGRHRRPLIIAFSLTASYMVVEFVVGIAVNSLALISDAAHMATDVIGLGMALAAITLANRPATLQRTFGLYRLEVLAALANGVLLFGVAGYVIVEAIQRFSEPPDVPGVPLLVVSTIGLLINIVSFRLLMAGSRESLNIRGAYLEILADLLGSVGVIAAAVVLLTTGWAYADPIIGVSIGLFILPRTWRLSRQALRILLEVAPPHIDLRDLRAAILSIDGVVDVHDLHVWTVTSGLEAASGHIVVSPEHDYHGVLDEVLIVLRDEYSIDHPTIQCEPMAFEEPPRAV; this is encoded by the coding sequence GTGGGGTCCGGGCACTCTCACGCACCTCTGACGGCCGGCGGTAGACACCGTCGACCTCTGATTATCGCTTTCTCGTTGACGGCGAGCTACATGGTGGTCGAGTTCGTGGTCGGAATCGCCGTGAATTCACTCGCATTGATCTCTGATGCTGCGCACATGGCGACGGATGTGATCGGGCTCGGGATGGCTCTCGCGGCCATCACCCTGGCGAATCGCCCGGCCACCCTCCAGCGCACGTTTGGGCTCTACCGGCTGGAGGTGCTCGCGGCGCTCGCCAACGGTGTTCTGCTCTTCGGCGTAGCTGGATACGTCATCGTCGAAGCGATCCAACGTTTCAGCGAGCCGCCTGACGTGCCTGGAGTGCCGCTCTTGGTCGTGTCGACCATCGGGCTGCTCATCAATATCGTGAGTTTCCGTCTCCTGATGGCTGGGTCTCGGGAAAGCCTCAACATCCGGGGAGCATACCTCGAGATCTTGGCGGATCTGCTCGGATCGGTCGGGGTCATCGCCGCGGCCGTCGTGTTGCTCACCACCGGATGGGCCTATGCGGATCCGATTATCGGTGTCTCTATCGGGCTCTTCATCCTGCCGCGCACATGGAGGCTGAGCAGGCAAGCGCTCAGGATCCTTCTGGAAGTGGCGCCGCCACATATCGACCTTCGCGACTTGCGCGCGGCGATACTCTCCATAGACGGGGTGGTCGATGTCCACGATCTCCATGTCTGGACAGTGACATCAGGATTGGAAGCTGCGAGCGGACACATCGTTGTGTCCCCGGAGCACGACTACCACGGCGTCCTCGACGAGGTGCTGATTGTCTTGCGGGACGAGTACAGCATCGACCACCCGACTATTCAGTGCGAACCGATGGCGTTCGAGGAGCCCCCTCGGGCCGTGTGA
- a CDS encoding vitamin K epoxide reductase family protein: MTHERADTAASRSPVTLAIVLLASGLIGWFASAALLVERIRSLQNPTVSLSCDVSPFVTCGALFDRWQASLLGFPNPILGVAGFVAPIVVAAGLLAGARFSAWYWQVFTAGVLGAWIFVTWLFAQSVFVIGVLCPYCMVVWAVTIPLWWFLVSWALRSGALFGTRARRFGEWFFPFAWVAMLANYAVIVISILVKFPFLLSG; encoded by the coding sequence ATGACCCATGAACGAGCGGATACTGCAGCCAGCCGGTCGCCGGTCACGCTCGCGATCGTCCTGCTTGCCTCGGGGCTGATCGGATGGTTTGCCTCTGCTGCCCTGCTGGTGGAGCGGATCCGTAGCCTGCAGAACCCGACCGTATCGCTCAGTTGCGACGTCAGTCCGTTCGTAACGTGCGGCGCTCTTTTCGACCGCTGGCAGGCATCTCTGCTGGGCTTCCCGAACCCGATTCTGGGTGTCGCGGGCTTCGTTGCGCCAATCGTCGTCGCCGCGGGCCTGCTCGCGGGAGCGCGCTTCAGCGCCTGGTACTGGCAAGTATTCACAGCCGGTGTTCTCGGGGCGTGGATATTTGTCACGTGGCTCTTTGCACAGAGCGTTTTCGTGATCGGGGTGCTGTGCCCGTACTGCATGGTCGTCTGGGCAGTCACGATTCCTCTGTGGTGGTTCCTGGTGTCATGGGCGTTGCGTAGCGGCGCTCTGTTCGGGACCAGGGCACGGCGGTTCGGCGAGTGGTTCTTCCCATTCGCGTGGGTCGCGATGCTGGCGAATTACGCTGTGATCGTGATATCCATTCTGGTGAAATTTCCGTTTCTGTTGAGCGGGTAG
- a CDS encoding IS3 family transposase (programmed frameshift) — protein sequence MPKKFEPEMKSRALRMFAEALPDHPSKSEAAKHVGGLLGISPETLRTWARREEIDAGLAPGITSEAEIEIRRLKRENAELRKANEILKAASVFFAKGARPPHDEMIAFIDQMRDRFGVELLCRVLRPAVRGFLSARGYRAAKARMPSARHLREELLVPEIARLHAENYGVYGRRKMHALMRRQGWQVGRDQTARLMKLAGVQGVRRSKRTFTTKSDPTTVKPGDLVNRQFTALAPRRLWVADVTYVATWSGFAYVATWSGFAYVAFVTDVFSRRIVGWRVASTLKADVLPLQALDMAAWDAGGDLAGLVHHADHGSNYLAVVYTDRIVELGAKPSTGSVGDSYDNALAEAVNGLFKTELIRRRGPWRTVEQVELATLEWVWWWNNSRLHGELDYRTPIEIEQAYYADQESPLLAPAGQETG from the exons ATGCCGAAGAAGTTTGAACCAGAAATGAAGTCGCGTGCGCTGCGGATGTTCGCCGAGGCGCTGCCTGACCATCCGAGCAAGAGCGAGGCGGCGAAGCACGTAGGCGGGTTGCTCGGGATCAGTCCCGAGACGCTGCGAACCTGGGCTCGCCGCGAGGAGATCGACGCGGGCCTCGCCCCGGGGATCACCTCGGAGGCCGAGATCGAGATTCGACGGCTGAAACGAGAGAACGCGGAGCTGCGCAAAGCCAACGAGATCCTCAAGGCTGCGAGCGTGTTTTTCGCCA AAGGAGCTCGACCACCCCACGACGAGATGATCGCCTTCATTGACCAGATGAGAGATCGCTTCGGGGTCGAGCTCCTCTGCCGGGTGTTGCGTCCGGCAGTTCGTGGGTTCCTCTCCGCCCGCGGCTATCGCGCCGCGAAAGCACGCATGCCCTCGGCGCGGCATTTGCGAGAGGAGCTTCTCGTGCCAGAAATTGCCCGGCTGCATGCGGAGAACTACGGCGTCTATGGCCGCCGGAAGATGCATGCGCTGATGCGCCGGCAGGGTTGGCAAGTGGGCCGGGATCAGACCGCACGGCTCATGAAACTGGCCGGAGTTCAGGGCGTGCGACGGTCCAAGAGGACATTCACCACGAAGTCGGATCCCACGACGGTGAAGCCCGGCGACCTGGTGAACCGGCAGTTCACCGCGCTGGCCCCGCGCAGGCTCTGGGTGGCCGACGTGACGTATGTCGCCACGTGGAGCGGGTTCGCGTATGTCGCCACGTGGAGCGGGTTCGCGTATGTCGCGTTCGTCACTGACGTGTTCTCCCGCCGCATCGTGGGCTGGCGGGTCGCTTCGACGTTGAAGGCTGACGTGCTGCCGCTGCAAGCGCTCGATATGGCCGCCTGGGATGCCGGAGGCGACCTGGCCGGGCTCGTGCATCACGCCGATCACGGGTCGAACTATCTGGCCGTGGTCTATACGGATCGGATTGTCGAACTCGGAGCGAAGCCGTCCACCGGAAGCGTCGGCGACAGCTACGACAACGCTCTCGCCGAGGCGGTGAACGGACTATTCAAGACCGAGCTGATTCGCCGCCGCGGGCCGTGGCGAACAGTCGAGCAAGTCGAGCTGGCGACGTTGGAATGGGTGTGGTGGTGGAACAACTCTCGCCTCCACGGCGAGCTCGACTACCGAACCCCGATCGAGATCGAGCAGGCCTACTACGCTGACCAAGAATCACCCCTGCTGGCGCCCGCCGGACAGGAAACCGGATAG
- a CDS encoding BlaI/MecI/CopY family transcriptional regulator: MPGRKTRAQGQLESEIVGVLHRSAEPLGAAEIQEALPGKKPAYTTVLTSLERLVAKGRVRRIALSPRRVKFAAVRSEAEDASDSMLSALATVEDRRAALVKFVGNLDDVDSALLRAALAYDRTMTP; encoded by the coding sequence ATGCCCGGACGCAAGACGCGCGCACAGGGGCAGCTCGAGAGCGAGATCGTCGGAGTGCTTCACCGAAGCGCAGAGCCCCTCGGGGCGGCTGAGATTCAGGAGGCGCTGCCCGGCAAGAAGCCGGCCTACACCACCGTGCTGACGTCGCTGGAACGCCTTGTGGCCAAGGGCCGGGTGCGCCGGATTGCGCTGTCGCCTCGCCGAGTGAAGTTTGCCGCGGTTCGATCAGAGGCGGAGGACGCGAGCGATTCGATGCTGTCGGCGCTCGCAACGGTCGAGGACCGTCGGGCGGCCCTCGTGAAATTCGTCGGAAACCTCGACGATGTCGATTCGGCGCTCCTGCGAGCCGCCCTTGCGTACGATCGCACCATGACGCCGTGA
- a CDS encoding DUF5134 domain-containing protein, with protein MPELYIVWQSSSCSTTQSRDKLGRGFDVVEGLAAQWGITIALAAAGSYALFRLVLSRRGFTRIEMLLHMAMSSGMIAMTWPWGMSLAPWPQILLFALAALWFAGLGVAEQAGWLRRGLLEHSAALQYLHAVMMATMCWMLIAMSDGGAMAEGSMSGMQGEVHGSLPLAVTWLGVGTIVALVAGVAKILAGLIGSIRRGRVREPLLYGDHVSSIVMGLGMVVMSIAIVVP; from the coding sequence ATGCCGGAACTCTACATCGTGTGGCAGAGTAGCTCCTGTTCTACTACACAGAGTAGAGATAAACTGGGAAGAGGATTCGACGTGGTCGAAGGACTTGCCGCACAGTGGGGAATCACCATCGCGCTCGCGGCTGCTGGGAGCTACGCGCTGTTTCGGCTCGTTCTGTCGCGTCGTGGGTTCACGCGCATCGAGATGCTGCTGCACATGGCCATGTCATCGGGGATGATCGCGATGACGTGGCCGTGGGGCATGTCTCTTGCGCCCTGGCCGCAGATCCTCCTCTTTGCGTTGGCTGCCCTCTGGTTCGCCGGTCTCGGAGTGGCTGAGCAGGCAGGCTGGCTTCGACGCGGACTGCTCGAGCACTCAGCCGCCTTGCAGTACCTTCACGCCGTCATGATGGCCACGATGTGCTGGATGCTCATCGCGATGTCCGACGGTGGCGCGATGGCAGAGGGCTCGATGTCGGGAATGCAGGGCGAAGTTCACGGCTCTCTGCCTCTGGCGGTGACCTGGCTGGGTGTCGGGACGATCGTGGCACTGGTGGCGGGCGTGGCGAAGATCCTCGCAGGACTTATCGGGAGCATCCGGCGCGGCCGAGTGCGCGAGCCGCTCCTCTACGGTGACCATGTCAGCTCAATCGTGATGGGGCTCGGCATGGTGGTGATGTCCATCGCGATCGTCGTTCCCTAA
- a CDS encoding cytochrome c oxidase assembly protein — protein sequence MSSDKNGRTSIHPSLKPARPHRGILAVFVAGVSLQAAGVPALAVVLLGSSGYDALARSYPGIFTSLLSAILRVVAEGASWLTVGALVCALFLRAVPGQSRRLLDQDFEVRVGRASALVWAGSALLLIPVDAADANGQTIETLLLPGALPYLVQGSYLPGAWIVAFILASASYFLLALGSRWTTFLPALLASMLAVLAPVVVGQVLVGPGHDFGSDAAIIGVPVSAALFGASTVLTLRLCSGRAIRPGTLDRFVRMAWFAWPLVLGSEMVLAAFKLVGPDPWQTATATLILTRLGLLVGLACLFAFTVIGERRRRISRHQLTLLSCVGTTLSLTYLLVGVVMTRIPPPQYFVPTTIAEVFFGFTIDEAPTLTVLATSWRPNILFAVIAVSAVILYLAALRRVRSRGHAWPLGRTVSWVLGWVVVVVATSSGLGKYSGIDFGVHMTVHMALNMLAPLLLVMGGVVTLFLRATTPAGTHGAAGPHEWLAAVLKWRVLRVLYNPLLIFVLFIGSYYGLYFTGLFEEAMRFHWGHQAMNLHFLIVGYLYYSLIIGVDRPPRPLPHLGRLGFVLAAMPFHAFFGVILMTSTTLIAEDFYRQVGAPWADLSASQYVGGGVAWAGGELPLLIVIIALGIQWARQDQREAVRKDRHFDSGLDDDFEEYNAMLRRLANRRATADSREDT from the coding sequence ATGAGCTCTGATAAGAACGGGCGCACCTCGATCCACCCTTCGCTCAAGCCCGCACGCCCGCACCGCGGTATACTCGCCGTTTTCGTCGCCGGTGTCTCGCTGCAGGCTGCCGGCGTTCCCGCGCTGGCTGTCGTTCTCCTGGGCAGCTCGGGATATGACGCACTCGCGCGAAGCTACCCCGGAATCTTCACGTCCTTGCTGTCGGCGATCCTGCGCGTCGTTGCCGAAGGAGCCTCGTGGCTCACGGTCGGGGCCCTCGTCTGCGCTCTCTTCCTGCGTGCCGTGCCAGGACAGTCGCGTCGCCTCCTCGACCAAGACTTCGAGGTTCGTGTCGGTCGAGCATCCGCTCTGGTGTGGGCCGGTTCAGCGCTCCTGCTGATCCCGGTCGATGCGGCGGATGCCAATGGACAGACGATCGAAACGCTGCTCTTGCCCGGAGCTTTGCCGTACCTGGTGCAAGGCTCGTACCTTCCTGGAGCGTGGATCGTCGCCTTCATTCTGGCCTCCGCCAGCTACTTCCTCCTCGCCTTGGGTTCACGCTGGACGACCTTCCTGCCGGCCCTGCTCGCCTCGATGTTGGCTGTGCTCGCACCCGTCGTGGTCGGCCAGGTTCTGGTAGGTCCCGGGCATGACTTCGGGTCGGATGCGGCGATCATCGGAGTTCCCGTCAGCGCGGCGCTCTTCGGGGCAAGCACTGTCCTTACTTTGCGGCTGTGCTCCGGGCGCGCGATCCGACCCGGCACCCTTGACAGATTCGTGCGCATGGCCTGGTTCGCCTGGCCACTCGTTCTTGGATCGGAAATGGTGCTCGCGGCGTTCAAACTTGTCGGCCCCGACCCGTGGCAAACAGCTACCGCGACCTTGATCCTCACACGCTTGGGTCTGCTCGTGGGTCTCGCGTGCCTCTTCGCGTTCACCGTCATCGGTGAGCGCCGCAGGCGCATATCGCGGCACCAACTGACGCTTCTCTCGTGCGTCGGGACGACTCTCTCGTTGACCTATCTACTGGTAGGTGTCGTGATGACACGTATCCCGCCGCCCCAGTACTTCGTGCCCACGACGATCGCGGAGGTGTTCTTCGGCTTCACGATTGATGAGGCCCCAACCTTGACCGTGCTCGCGACGAGCTGGCGGCCCAACATCCTGTTCGCAGTCATCGCCGTTTCGGCCGTCATCTTGTACCTCGCGGCTCTGAGGCGAGTTCGGTCTCGCGGGCATGCCTGGCCGCTTGGTCGCACCGTCTCCTGGGTGCTGGGGTGGGTGGTAGTCGTCGTCGCCACCAGTTCGGGTCTGGGCAAGTATTCGGGCATCGACTTTGGCGTGCACATGACGGTGCACATGGCCCTCAACATGCTGGCGCCGCTCTTGCTGGTCATGGGCGGCGTAGTCACCCTCTTCTTGCGTGCAACCACGCCAGCCGGGACTCATGGAGCCGCAGGCCCGCACGAGTGGCTTGCCGCGGTTCTCAAGTGGCGGGTCTTGCGAGTGCTCTACAACCCTCTGCTCATCTTCGTTCTGTTCATCGGGTCCTACTACGGGCTGTATTTCACCGGTCTGTTTGAGGAAGCGATGCGGTTCCACTGGGGCCACCAAGCGATGAATCTGCACTTCCTCATCGTCGGATATCTCTACTACTCCCTCATCATCGGCGTCGACCGGCCTCCGCGCCCCTTGCCTCACCTCGGCCGGCTGGGATTCGTTCTCGCTGCGATGCCGTTCCACGCCTTCTTCGGCGTCATTCTCATGACCAGCACCACACTCATCGCCGAAGACTTCTACCGGCAGGTCGGGGCACCCTGGGCCGACCTCAGTGCCTCGCAATATGTCGGCGGCGGTGTGGCCTGGGCCGGCGGCGAACTGCCTCTCCTGATCGTCATCATCGCCCTCGGTATCCAGTGGGCACGTCAAGATCAGCGCGAGGCCGTGCGTAAAGACCGGCACTTCGATTCCGGCCTCGACGACGATTTCGAGGAGTACAACGCAATGCTCCGGCGCCTCGCGAACCGACGTGCAACCGCCGACTCCCGAGAGGACACATGA
- a CDS encoding heavy metal translocating P-type ATPase, protein MTTPINQETSIVHLNIEGMTCAACAGRVERALSRLDGAVATVNYATERATVTGIERARIADATEAVAKAGYRAHLRTEADDDWTRRSTLARLTSLRRRLAVSALLTVPLMDLSITLALVPNLRFPFWELVCILLAVPIVTWAAWPFHRATVRNLRHGSMSMDTLVTLGIVVSFGWAVATIIFGPDDGGYWVGFGPTPPGADSIYLDVAAGLTTFQLAGRYFETRSRRKAGEVVDALGALVPMTVRRIHGSDEELVSAADLRVGDTFAVHPGESIAADGVIKEGRAAIDESVLTGEPLPREAVVGDTVMGGAVSADGYLLIEAKAVGEHTRLAQMSALAERAQESKARIQTLVDRVVTWFVPSAIGLAVLVTVAWIVAGAALTQAVGIGIAVLIIACPCALGLATPTALLMGVGRGAHMGILIKGISALEASGRVDTVVLDKTGTVTTGRMQVTEFQTKGAVNREDALRWAGALESRSEHPAARAICAFVLSRVSPLPRVDDEQIRPGLGVAGHIEGATTVIGSPRLAEEFGVAFTEDDRRTIAVIRERGDTAIVLGRADRVVAFLALGDELKDSAVAAIASLRDLGLRTILLSGDHETTVRRVAAAVGIDDVRAGVMPEAKAEVINALKRAGRHVAMVGDGINDAPALATAHLGLAVADGSDIAIRSADIVLIREDLRVVADAVRLARRTLGTIRTNLFWAFGYNMAAIPLAAAGLLNPLIAAAAMALSSVLVVANSMRLRNFVSISE, encoded by the coding sequence ATGACGACGCCGATCAACCAGGAGACCTCGATCGTGCACCTCAACATCGAGGGGATGACATGTGCTGCCTGCGCAGGTCGGGTGGAGAGGGCGCTCTCGCGACTCGACGGAGCCGTCGCCACGGTGAACTATGCGACTGAGCGAGCAACCGTCACGGGGATCGAGCGGGCACGGATCGCCGACGCAACAGAGGCGGTGGCGAAGGCAGGGTATCGGGCCCACCTTCGCACAGAGGCCGACGACGACTGGACCAGGCGAAGCACACTGGCGCGTCTCACGTCGTTGCGCCGCCGCCTTGCGGTATCGGCGTTGCTCACCGTGCCGCTCATGGACCTGAGCATTACGCTTGCGCTCGTCCCGAACCTGCGGTTCCCTTTCTGGGAACTGGTGTGCATCCTGCTCGCCGTTCCGATCGTGACGTGGGCGGCGTGGCCATTCCACCGAGCTACGGTGCGGAATCTCCGTCATGGATCGATGAGCATGGACACGCTCGTCACCCTCGGGATAGTGGTCTCGTTCGGCTGGGCGGTCGCGACCATCATTTTCGGCCCGGACGACGGCGGCTACTGGGTGGGGTTCGGTCCAACTCCGCCGGGAGCCGACTCGATCTATCTCGATGTCGCGGCGGGCCTCACGACCTTCCAGCTTGCCGGTCGATACTTCGAAACACGCTCGCGCCGCAAGGCCGGGGAAGTCGTCGATGCGCTCGGTGCCCTGGTTCCCATGACGGTGCGACGGATCCACGGAAGCGACGAAGAGCTCGTCTCCGCCGCCGATTTGCGCGTTGGTGACACCTTCGCCGTGCATCCAGGCGAGTCGATCGCCGCGGACGGCGTCATCAAGGAAGGGCGCGCGGCCATCGACGAGAGCGTCCTGACTGGTGAGCCGCTACCGCGGGAAGCGGTCGTGGGCGACACCGTCATGGGCGGGGCCGTCAGTGCCGACGGATACCTTCTCATTGAGGCGAAGGCTGTGGGCGAGCACACCCGACTTGCGCAAATGTCAGCACTCGCGGAGCGAGCGCAAGAGAGCAAAGCTCGAATTCAAACGCTGGTCGACCGAGTCGTCACCTGGTTCGTGCCATCGGCGATCGGCCTAGCCGTACTCGTCACCGTGGCGTGGATCGTCGCGGGGGCCGCACTGACGCAGGCAGTCGGAATCGGCATTGCTGTGCTCATCATCGCCTGCCCCTGTGCGCTTGGACTCGCCACACCGACGGCGCTCCTCATGGGTGTGGGCCGTGGTGCCCACATGGGCATCCTGATCAAAGGCATCAGCGCACTCGAGGCGTCCGGTCGTGTGGATACCGTCGTTCTCGACAAGACGGGCACGGTGACCACCGGTCGCATGCAGGTGACTGAGTTTCAGACCAAGGGAGCGGTGAATCGCGAAGATGCGCTCCGCTGGGCCGGCGCCCTGGAGTCCCGCTCCGAACACCCTGCTGCCCGCGCGATATGCGCATTCGTCCTCTCGAGAGTCTCGCCATTGCCCCGCGTGGACGACGAGCAGATCCGGCCGGGCCTCGGCGTGGCCGGGCACATCGAAGGTGCAACCACGGTGATCGGCAGCCCCCGTCTCGCCGAGGAGTTCGGCGTCGCCTTCACGGAGGACGACCGGCGCACGATCGCAGTGATCCGCGAACGCGGGGACACGGCAATTGTCCTCGGCCGTGCCGACCGGGTAGTCGCATTTCTCGCGCTGGGCGACGAGCTCAAGGACTCCGCCGTTGCCGCCATCGCAAGCCTGCGCGATCTCGGACTGAGAACCATCCTCCTGAGCGGCGACCACGAGACGACGGTTCGACGTGTTGCGGCCGCGGTCGGCATCGACGACGTGCGAGCCGGAGTGATGCCCGAGGCGAAAGCAGAGGTGATCAACGCTCTGAAGAGGGCAGGTCGTCACGTCGCCATGGTGGGCGACGGGATTAATGACGCACCAGCACTCGCGACAGCCCATCTCGGTCTGGCAGTCGCCGACGGGAGCGACATCGCGATTCGTTCTGCCGACATTGTCCTCATTCGAGAGGACCTCCGAGTGGTCGCCGATGCTGTTCGGCTTGCCCGTCGTACTCTGGGTACTATTCGGACAAATCTCTTCTGGGCTTTCGGCTACAACATGGCGGCGATTCCCCTCGCCGCTGCTGGACTTCTCAATCCACTCATCGCCGCAGCTGCCATGGCGCTCTCGTCAGTGCTCGTCGTCGCGAACAGCATGCGCCTGCGCAACTTCGTGAGCATCAGCGAATAA
- a CDS encoding ZIP family metal transporter: MNDFLLVLGLAALPAVGTMLGGLAAEVVGVSGRRLSLALHFATGIVLAVVGLELMREALRASAPWITIAAFALGGLGFLGIERSLAYVKRRFGSGEVDTGPSAIFAGVSIDLFSDGVMIGTGTVINPGLGLILALGQVPADIPEGFAAVATLRRSGVGRRTRLILSFSFAIPVLVGATIGYLALRSAPEIITLSVLAFTGGLLTSMAVEEMTTQAHQERSSRLEPFFLTAGFALFALISAYVG, translated from the coding sequence ATGAACGACTTCCTGCTCGTCCTCGGTCTTGCGGCGCTCCCCGCCGTGGGAACTATGCTGGGCGGCCTCGCCGCAGAGGTCGTCGGAGTCTCCGGTCGACGCTTGAGTCTCGCCTTGCACTTCGCCACGGGAATCGTGCTCGCGGTGGTGGGCTTGGAGCTCATGCGGGAAGCGCTACGTGCGTCGGCGCCGTGGATTACCATTGCTGCGTTCGCCCTGGGTGGCCTCGGCTTCCTCGGAATCGAGAGGAGCCTCGCCTACGTCAAACGACGGTTCGGTTCCGGAGAGGTGGACACGGGTCCTTCTGCCATCTTCGCAGGAGTCTCGATCGATCTCTTCAGCGACGGAGTCATGATCGGCACCGGCACGGTCATCAACCCGGGCCTCGGCCTCATTCTCGCTCTGGGTCAAGTCCCTGCCGACATCCCGGAAGGATTCGCGGCTGTCGCCACGCTGAGACGCTCAGGAGTCGGGCGCCGCACCCGGCTGATCCTCTCCTTCAGTTTCGCCATCCCCGTGCTCGTCGGTGCCACAATCGGATACCTCGCGCTGAGGAGCGCCCCCGAGATCATCACCTTGTCGGTGCTCGCATTCACGGGCGGCCTGCTCACAAGCATGGCGGTGGAAGAGATGACCACGCAGGCTCACCAAGAGCGATCCAGTCGGCTCGAACCCTTCTTCCTGACGGCGGGTTTCGCCCTTTTCGCCCTCATCTCGGCCTACGTTGGCTGA